The following are encoded in a window of Ranitomeya variabilis isolate aRanVar5 chromosome 8, aRanVar5.hap1, whole genome shotgun sequence genomic DNA:
- the LOC143788171 gene encoding uncharacterized protein LOC143788171 gives MSSSESSSGEEFEPRQSEVEHVSESTSTEGQRGTEQRSQGPVGRRQRVSQRDDDRIDNNLLITLVQERVPLWDGRDPQHAVNRTLRRLWSEVAQALWDGWDNAPPRVRNAFV, from the exons atgtcttcttcggagtcttcatctggtgaggagtttgagccacgtcagtcggaagtggagcatgtgagTGAG agcacttctactgagggacagagagggacggagcagcggagtcaaggtccggtgggaagacggcagcgg gtttcacaacgggacgatgACAGGATAGATAACAACCTCCTGATAACCCTtgtccaggagcgagttccgttgtgggacggcCGGGATCCACAGCACGCAGTGAACAGAACGCTCCGTCggttgtggagtgaggtggcccaagcgttgtgggatggctgggacaatgccccgccacgggtccgtaatgcatttg TGTGA